The region AGGATTTGCTTCTTTTTTCTCCTCCAATGAGAGTTTTTATCTATAAGTTGATCAATGGTGACTCTCATTTCCTCTATGTCACCTTGATTTCCATTATCCTCTTTTTCAATTCCACATTCTTTGTATTCAATTACATCCTCTTTAACTATTTCAGCTTCACCCTTTTTAGTAATTAAATCAAAATATGTTTCCACAGTCTTGCATGATTCATTCTTAGAATTATCTACAGTGTTACATGTGAATCCTCCATTTGAGCTTGGCAAACCAGCTATTTGTCTAGATACCTACCAATCTTCATCTCCAAAATTTTGATAGATGCATCATGGTTTCTACTCATTTCTTCATGGTTCTTATTTACCTAATCAAAGCTATTTTTAGTGACTTTAATGAAATTCTCCAAGGTCTCTTCCAACTTTGACGGCTTACTTTGAAATGGAGATTCTTGGCTTTGTTGCATACCTTGGTTAGCACTTTCATTTTGATTATTGCTCTAACGAAAATTTGGGTGATATTCCAACCCGAATTGTATGTATTGGAATATGAGTTGTTCTTCTAAAAATTAGCAAATTGGACCTCCTCATTGGTCCCTTTCAACGAGCACCTTCCATTTGCATGTTCTCCTCCACAAAAATCACACTTAAGTGCTTGTATCTGACTCACGTTAGCTTTATCTAAGTTGCTTTTATATAGCTTTTTATTTAATAATTCAATCTGAGCTAAAAGAGCAGTATGGATATCAACATCTAACATACCTTTAGACGTGCCAACAGTTTCAATCTTGACTGACCTTTCTCTTTTTGAACGGTACCCATTCATACACATCTTCTCAATAAGGTCATTTACTTGTGGTCATGTCATTTGGTAGATAGTACCTCCTGCGGAAGCATCCAACAACAAGCGAGTTTGACTCTTGAGACCTTTGATGAAATTTTGCATCTGCTCCATATAATTCATATTGTGATTCGGGCATCAACGTAACAAAagtttgaatctttcccaagAGTCATAAAGTGACTCAATTTCCTGTTGCTCAAAATTCACAATTTCTGCTCGGCGCTTGGTAAACTGAGTAATAGTGAAAAATCTTTCCACGAATTTTTCCTCAAATTCCTTCCAAGTCTGAATTGTTCCATTTGGAAATCAAAGTAACCAATCTTTCGCCCTTCCAATCAGTGAAAACCCAAACAACCTCAATTTAACCTAGTCTTCAGTGACATCAGTTGGTTTGCACATTAAAGATGTTTCCTAGAAGCGTGCAAGATGCTCAaagctttctatccctagtccactAGCCTAAGCAGGGATAGACGATGTATAAAATGTTAATTCCATATGCCATTAGTCGGTATCTCCTATTCATATTCAATCAGTGTAAGTACAACAATTACCCTAGGTAtaacacatagactaatggtcagtattccctatgtgcccaaaatcagattaaaatAGTATCTCACAAAAAAAGAATTAAGAACAATAAGCAATTGAATGAcattatagatcaaaaggttcatacaaagtGAAATTAACATGTaatccaacaatattgaaataggttcatcataacacaatctaacctagaggagcttagctactcataattcaaaTAACAATACCACAATTGATAGGTGCATGTGATTATTTCCGAAGCTAGACTCTTTTTTGCTTCCTTTTCAGTCAAATTTCCACTAAGTCCACAATCTTCAAACTTAcctattttttcctcattctttggtctttATTCTTCTTTTGGCTCATTTTCTCTTGTTTCAATCTGATTCTTCGACTAAATTCAAGCAATGACGGGCTATCATCATACATCGATCCGTCGAGAATCAACATAATTAAATTATCGGTAAGGGTCCCTTATGAAATCAGAGATTTGGGTTAAAACCCTAGAGTCTTCATCTTGTGACCTTCGCAGAACCATTCCTGTCAAAGTTGGGATTCAACTGTGTCGGTTCTTGTTCATAGCTCTAATGTTCCACCTTAACCAACCCTTCCATTGTCGTGGATTTCGCTGATTTATATCATTGTGGAAGAGCTTCATATAGTCAGTTTAATGAATCTGCAACTTGCTTTGACTAATCGATGTCCTTGTGGCGTTTGTCACTTATGATAGAGGTCGCCGATTGAGAAATCCGCATAGGTTGTCGACCAAAGAAAGGAGAAGTTCTCGACTGACGATTTGGGTGTGAATGATTGGTTTTATTTTCTTATTGATTGTGTGATTAACATGATGGGTTATGCATATGTTTATATCACAAAAAACCTGAACAAATTGCTTAGTTTTCTCATATAGGACATTGGAATTTCCATGGAGATGTGTTTTACGGAAAATGGAGGTACGATTGGTGAGATTACTAACTAGTATGATTGTGTGGCCCGAGAAAGTTTTATCGAAGCTCCACGGTGGACGTCAAATGTTCTTGCTAAAATATTATTTGGAGAAACCTCCCTCAAGTTAGTCAGGTGAGGTCACAATCATCATGCTCGGTAGGAGGTATGTTAGGATGGATCAGTGACCACCATTGTTGGTGGTCTAAGATTTCTCATATGTTTTCTCCAATTTATGTTATTCATAGTGAGATGTCTTTCCCTCCATTGTTAGTCTCAAGACCTATTTATATTGTGAGTCTTTTCTCTCTTAATGAATAGTCATGATTAATAGGTTTTATGACCATAATAAATGTAATAACATATTTAACCATTTGTAACAAACTTATTAAGTATTTGTCATCGTTTCATGACCATAATAAATGCAATGACATATTTAACCATTTGTAACGAACTTATTAAGTATTTGTCATCGTTTCATGACCATTTGGTCGATCCTTTGTTACAGACACATCTTTATTCGGCTTTTTATAATCCAAGGACTAACCCGGAATATACACATGCTGTGACCGTTCATAAATTATCGATGTGCAAGACAGGTCTTTTTCGAATTctaataatatataataataaccCGTAAATAATTAGGGAAAAGCATTTGAATgaattgaagaaaaaaaattattaaagTTTTGAATTGTCACCCGCAGACAGCAGTAGAGGATATTCGCTTCACTAAAAATAACAATTTATATATAATTAACAAAATATTATATATCCTCATTTCGACTTTTTAGAAAATAACAAATTAACGAAAAAATTTAAAAGtaattttcttttttaaaaaagTGTAATAAAAGAGCTCTTATATCATCTAATAAATCTATTAtctctcatcatcaaacttttTTTTTGAACTAACTAATGATTACTCTTTATTTCTCCCAATAAGACATTCAAATGAATTTCAATATCATCTCAAGTATCAATGAGGAACCAAGACATATGTTATGCAGAGTCATCTATTGTTGAGTGCTAATCAACTTTTAATACACGAGTGGTAGGGTCCAAAGTCATCAAAGAAAGTCACACTCCATATTCTTAATCAATTGCAATAGACTTATGTAGAACATTAAATATTCAAGAAGAGTATATATATAGAGGTAATTGGTGAGTGGTATAGAGGTTTTGAGGGATTAATGATTATTCTGATATTTTTGGATCATCTATCTATCACAAATCAACGAAATAAGTGTCTGGCCCATTCTATCATTATACGAGATGTGGGCCAACAGGATGGCCCATATGCCTAAAGAAATTTTCATAGATTAGGTTGCTCCCAAAATAAAAATCATCCTtattgtttaaaataaataaattttgtTACGCCCTTAAATGTGTATTCCATCAAAAATTTAAAATTGTCTTTCATGTATCAAAAATGTATTTTCTGACGTATCTAAATCATATCAAAGTACGCTATTATGAGATTCATCTCATTTTGATCAAAATATAATCCAGAGATGTATCTCTGTATATTATTGAATGTATCCGGAAATGCATCTTTGAAATGTCCCTTGAAGTCCTTTTACAGGTAAGGGGGGATTACTTCGGAGACACATCTCCAGAAATTCCCCTGAATGGTTTCAGAACAGCACCATTGTTCCAACATTATAATTTTTGAGGTCAAATTATATTAACGTAAAATCAAAGTAAAATCAAGTTTAATTAAAGGTAAATGAAATTAAAAAGTTATACATTAATTAAAAAATGCAACATCAGACATAATATTTGTtcgaaaatacaaaaaaaataataCATCCAAACATAAACTACTGGGTATGTCGAACCCATTGCCTTCTCCTCCTCCGACTGTACTGCACATCATTTCGTAACTCGAAACCATGTTCTCCACGAGGGTCAACTGAGGACTGTCACCCTCAAAGAGTCATGCCTGTATGGCTGCTCTACCCATCTCCTCAACACGGCGACAGACCGCCGTCGCGCTTTTGGTGTCGTCATCTTGAGCCTCAAGTGCATCTTGGTTAGCTGGCTTAGGTGGTCTACTATGAGCGTCTGGTGTCATGATAGGGCGTGACACCTTATAGAACCAGATCATGTAGTAGTCTGCATAAGCCCATTATACATGAGATAGTACCCTACAATACTCATCTGGTATCAGTTGACTCTCGAAATCGTCAAGTATCGCATCAAGATCTCTGTGGAGGACGATGGGTGATCGAAATCTGAGGGGTGTCTCAGAATAATCTGTAGATAGCCAAACTGTTGCATCACTCGCTCAGGCGGATAAGGAAACATCATACTTGACCCACGTGCCAGCCATCCGGAGTATAAGAAAATGATGACAAATGGACGCATCTCACGGTGATCACCATATGGGCAAAAATAAATGTTCTATGTCATAAGATGGTCAAGATGCACTCTAAATTGCTCGACTACATTATTCTTCCTTTACAGAATAAATGCGGCAGCATGCGGCCAATCCTCAGTGTATACAAGCGCAACTTCAAACTCGGTGATGCGAGGGAAGTGTGAGATGATTCATCCCTGAAAATGGTTCATATATAATATTAATAACTAGTGTAACAAATGAATTAAGAAAATATTAGTAATGGTAAATTATCATAAGCATCATGCAACTTCATGTTATCTACTTTGTCTTCCAGATAACTCGTAGGCAGCTTCGAGTACAGCTAGACCAAATAGGAAGCCCCTCAGTTATACTCATGAATCGCAGTCAAATTGATGAAATACTAAAGATAGACTATATCGACATAGGTTGTACTTTTTTCCACAAAAATGGACGTGACAACTAAGAACAAGAGGTGACACTTCAATGCGCAAGTTCGATGGTACTCAACATGCATGTCATCACCTTCAGCGTCCACAGTCTTTTGCAGATGGTCTTTATAAAGCTTTTCTGAAAAAAATTAAACCTAGCATGAGCATCTCTTATGTCATGTGCCTCCTATGAGCCCTAAGTTGGGTCACCCCCTAAATGGGTGACCATCATGTCGACGCCTAGGGGTGTTCATGGGTGCGGATCGACCCACGGACTCATTGACCCAAACCGTGTATATTTCTATGATTAAatgttttttcatattttattttgtATCATTTCCAACTTATGTATTTTATAGAAATAACGTGTCTTgttgaattttatactattatcAAGTGTTATGCCgtgttgatgaattttattagatattatatgaTATGTTTTATCGAATTTTATTGTGCTACTTTTTTTTAAATCGACAAAAagaatcataaaaaatatatttttcatttGAAACACAACACGCGGACCCAACTCAATCCAACCCATAAATGAACACGTCAGTTCGGGTCGATTTTGACAATAAAATTGTGGGTTGAACAACGAACCAAACCCATTGAAGTTCGAATGGGTTGGGTAACAAGTTAGGCCAAACCCGATCCAACCCAACCCATGTACACCCATATTGACGCCTTCCTTTCGACTGATCCTATTGTGACCCAGTAATTTTCCCCTTATGGGAAGATGCAGGAGGCATGAGATGTCATCCAAGATGATGGTCATCTCGCCTGTAGAAAGGTGGAAATACGAAGTCTCTGAATGCCACCTATCAACAAAAGTCGCATGCATGCCGTAGGATATGGTCATGTACGCACCAAAACATAAACCCACAAGACCGTAATAACATAGAACATCTTGAAACGAATTAGCAGTGGACTGCCCCTACTCCAATATCTTCCGCTCATGGTTTTCTGATTTCAAACACGTACGCTCTGATAAAAAAAATATTACCATCGATATCAATTTAATTAGTTGAAAACATATGTATTCCAAAATAAATATATGTCTAATTCTTAAATATGCCTATTAGCATGATCTGCATAGAGATAAAGTAAAGAGGTGTCAAATGGGCCTCCTGAATAACTCTCTAATTGGTCAACGGCTTCCTCTTGGCCTTCAGGGGCTTTAGGGACTTCAGGGTCTGTTGAATCATCTAGGGACTTGTGGCCTCATGAAATGGATGCCTGATAGAGGTGGCTACGAGAAGCAGAACCTAGACGATGTGAACTTGATGGTTGTGAACCATCAGACGAGTTATAATTAACATGTGGCCTCGCCGCCCTAGCTCCTGCCCTCTCACGTTGTACCGACGCGGTTTAGGACACACATCCCAACCTAACTCTGCCAGGGTTGTTTTTGGCGTTATTATTAGTCTTGCACATGCTTTACAAACCGATAGAGATAAAGAGCTTGTCAGTACAAATTCACAAAATCAACAAAAAATTTGCCTAATTCAAATTCGGATATGCATCTCCGAAAATAGCATTGGGAAAATCCGGAGATACGTTTTCAGATAAACTTATGATTCTCAGTCATGGCAGAAACACCATTGCAGCCCTAACCCTCCAAAAATATGCCAATACATATTCTTGTAGGCTATCAATTTCGTTTACACTATTATCTAATGTATCTAAAATAATTAATGTAGTTTAAACAACTAACTACAAATCAAAACATAAAAagataatttttttgaaaaacttACAAATTCAGATTGATGAGAAGGAGAAGGAGAAACTTGAATCTGTGAGATGCTGGAAATGAGGAGAAAGAGCTCCAATGGTAGAAGCTTGAATGAATGGATGAGATGTTTGAATGTGTGAGAGCTCaagtgttttgttttgataaGTTTTTAGAAAATGAAGGAGAAAGAGGGAAGGTCTGACGCGAGCATATGAATAAATGGTGTGTACGAAGATGCATCTTTGGACGTACCTTTAGTGCATACGGAGATACATGTCCAGATTAAATTTTAGCCCCATCAATTTTGGCATAATAGGGGATCACGTATAAGGGTGGAAAGAGCAATTCCATAAAAAAAACACCCTTATTAGAATTTTCATATGTATAGAGGTTATTTGACCCAACTTTATTTTATATATAAATCGATTGGATATCCTTCGCATAACTCTAAATATTAATACCCCGAGTCGAGGCTATGTTTGAACTTATGACCTTTGATAAAAATGGAAGAAATATTTTATTTAGGGTTAACAAAGAGGCATGTTCATCCCATTTAGCTCAGCCCGGTAAAAATCCGGAAAAAAAAAACATGGAGTAGAACGAGAATAATTGAGAATTTGGTCTGTCCCGCCAAAAAATAAGAATAAATAAGAATAGTACGTGCATATTAGAGATTGTAAAACTAAAATTTTTATCGTAATGCTAAAATTGCTGGCAAAGACATTTCGACAAGATCCACTTTACCACTCCTAATTTTATCAGCTCGtcctttttttaaaaattaaatttcatGTCACCTAAAAAATACCAGAAAAAAGAAATTCTAACCCATTCAAAGTTTGTCGAAGTACTAGAACTACTTAAAATTTGTTTTTTATTCATAATGCTTTTTTAATCATAAAACTAAAAATATATTCATAATGTTTTTTTAATCATAAAATTAAGAATATGACGTGCATATTAGAGATTATAAATCTAAAAATTTAACCCGTAGCACTAAAATTGCTAAGAGACATTTCAGCAAGATCCGCTTTATCACTTCTAATTTTATAAACTCATcctattttctttttttattaaaTTCATGTCACCTAAAAAATACCAGGAACAGAAATTCTAACCATTCAAAGTTTGTGAAGTACTAGAACTACTTAAGGTTTGTTTTTTATTCATAATGCTTTTTTTTAGTCATAGTTTGTCTTCTAACATTCCATTTCCGTTTTATCATGTTTGCTTTCTCTCTAGTTTGACActttattatttaaaaaattatacTCATAGGACATGTTCACAATAGTTTAATTTTATTGCTtctatttaaataaaatattatgtgaAACACTTGATTAAAGATAAAGCACACGAAGTAGACAATGATGGCTAACAATGTGCAACAATAGTTCCAAAGATCCAATCTAGGAGCCAAAGCCCATAATTTTTTATTGTATTAATCACATGAAAATCTAAACTTTTGACCACCTTTGTTATAATATCCTAAACCTTAATGTACAAACAACACATAAAGGATAAGAATATGTTGTCTTAACATTATACTTTCCTTCTAATATGATTCTTTCCCATTCTTTTTTCACTATTCCCTAGTCCAAGATCTTCTTTCCATAATAGTGATGAAAAAGGAACAAAACAACAATGGTTCACATTGGGTTCACTTCATTTCAAAACATACATCTAAAATTCTAAATACCCCCCAATGATTAAAGTAACCCCAATTGGCATAACTTTTTGCCTTTAGTTTTTTATCTTACACCCCCTTTTTTCAATGATAAACCCCACCATGTATCAAAAAGATCCCTCCTTATGTCTCTAATTAAGCTCAAAATCTATTTCTGTTGttcttctcagcagcaatagaaAGAAGCCTTGAAACACCTTGAGTCCACACATCATATTCTCTTTGACTCATGCATTCGAATTCAACGACACCGCGCATTAGCGTTTTCAACCCAAAGTACCGACGATCCTCACCGCCTTGTAGTAAGTGGCGTCCCGGCCAAGCAGGCATATTTTTGATTAGTTCAACCACCACATCTGCAAATTCAAAAcaagaaaaggaaaagaaaaggaaTGGAATTATAGAAGAACACTTTTGATCTTTCCTTTCACAAATCCCTAAATGAAAAAAGGAATGGAAATATAGAGCAAGACAAAAAAAAGTTTATAAAACtcactctttttcttttttgttatGGTCCCAGCAACGTGCCTACTCTTCATTTTCAAAGTAACCTTCACCAAAAGAATTATCATAAGATGACACATTCACCTTTTCATAATCACATTAACACTCATGAATGATTAACACTAATTGATGCTCAAATAATTAAGTGATTGATTATTGATTACTCAATACAATCAAAAGCAGAGAAAAGAACAAACCTGATTCATTCTGTTTATATATACAGATACGACTTTCCAGTGAAGATCACCTGCACATAACTCATGAATCAAATCACTTTTCAAACATCATAAGATTGTAGCTTTCGCCTCAAATTATGATTTTTATACTCAAATTTATCAATTAAgaatcaattaaatcaaatatTTGTCACGGTGAAACCAAACACTATTACAAAAAATATACCTTTCCTTGTGCGCTTGAGAAGCTCGCAACCTCTTGCTAGATATTCTCTATTGCATGTACCCAAAAAATTCTCTTCAGGAAGAATCTCGCCGCTGAAGCTACTATTTGAACCTCCATTACCACCTATGGAACCCCCCAAACTCCTCTCCACCGGAATCACTGCTGCAATATTCCAAACTTCCTTCAAAGCCCTCGCTTTCAAGGTCGCAGCTCCACGCAAAGCTACGACAAAACCAACcaaaaacaaaaccaaaaatatCAACATACAAAATTTATCAACAAAATATTAACATTATCATAAACCACAATCAAATATACCTGTTGCAGCAGCAGCAGTTAAAGTCATGATATCACCGGCTGATCTAACATTCACAGCGGAGCCAACCACGGCAGCAAGATGTTCCCTGTCTGCCCCCAGAGACTCAGCTGCCTCAACGCATTGAGCCGCAACCAACGTCGCTGCAGAGGCCACAGCCGAGTCCGTCTTCGCAATCTGCTCGTCATCACCAGACCCGGAAGAAGCAGCGGTGGCGGCTGCAATAGCAGCAACCGCAGCGGCAACAGCAGCAACGGAAACCGCAGCATGAAGCTGAGCATTATGGGCCCTTgcttcttctttcttcttctccTTCCTATCCTTCAACCACCTTCCAACCGTCTTCCCACCACTGCCCGGAGGCTTCAAATAACCGTTTAAACTCACACCCGCATTATTGGCACGGCCGTACTGTAACGAAGAAGAACGCATAGAAGCCATTTTTGGGAGGTTAAAATAGAACACGACAAAAACCTTAGCAACTAATCATTTCCATGATTGAATACTCATTCATTGGTTTGTAATGCGTAGCACCCATTTCCTCCTTCATAACAAGAccaaaaacaaaacaaagaaacaaacaACACTTTTGCACACAATTGATTAAAAACCAAAAAATCATAGTAGCATTGAGATGCCTTTGCAAAAGCCTTCCTCTGCAAAATCTTTCAACCATTAATGCAGAGATAGAAAACGACAAAATTGAACGGTTTTCTCTGTAAATTTAGGATTCTAAAGGACAGGTTTTGGGTGGTACTCTAACCAATTTGACCCTGTTCTGTTACTTTGTGGGGACCAGATAAATTAACCAATAgataaaacaaaacaaaacaataaaaaaaacaaaattaaattaaaaaaacaCAGTTGTCTAAAAATAGAGGATCTAAATCTATACCGCTATAATTAATTATTTCAATTTCTCACGCTTTCTGTTACTAATAATCATCAAGAAACTGTTAAATATTAATTTAACAATTTTCATTTTATTCTAATGTGAAATACTAGTAGTGTAAAGTAAAGTTAAAAACTATAGAAAGAAATTACCTTGATATCGTCGATTTCAGATGGTGAAACCGGACAACTATCGGTTAAAGGTCCACTACTATGAGAGAGTCTCCCGGAGGTTCGTGGTGATACAGAAACATCTTCCTGGTTAACAAAAATAAAATGTAAGCCTatgatgtttttgtttttatgttaCGATGTTTGAAGAAAAAGACAAAGCTAAAAACCAAAATCAACTTTTTCAGGTGGTTCCGGGCTTACGGATTGTGACATGATACGTTCCATTATCATTTGAGATGTTTCTGAGGAAGCAAAAGAAAACGGGTTTAACGAGGGTGACTCTTCGGATTCTCCGGTGATGTTTTCCGGTATGGTGGTATTAGAGGGAGAAGCGTTAAGAGCTTTGGAGATTTCTAGAGCCGAAACGCTCCATGAGCGAGACAGAAACTCCATTGGTTCACGTGGTGTTTCCGGTGGACGGAAAATGGAGCAGTGGTGAGATTCGGGTCTACAGAAACCGGTTCGGGTTTTATCCATTTGAGGGAGAGAGTGGATAATGGAGAAAATAGTGGGGAGTGGGTGGTTTTATAGAGAGAGAAGAATTGAGGGAGAGAGTGAAAAGAGAGACAAAGCAGTGGATTTTATTATGTGTCAGTTTTCAGTCTTGTTAAAAAGGTCAATATTTTTGCATCAATTAAACTAGCCAACAAAAATTTAATACTCTAGGAACAGGATGATATGACATGATAGATACTAGTGatattgatttttttatttattacTCACTCCTTTTATATTTAAttgtaaaaataaaataatttttttttgttttagtATAATAATTTACAATTATTTAAATACTTTAAGTTTAAATATCATTTTGCTTTTAATTTCTTTATAAAAATGTAATTTTGTTCTTCCATTTTAAAAATGAGTTTTTTAGTCTCTTATATTCCATTTCAATTTTACTTTGTTAAGACTTTGATATACTAAACTAATTAAAGTTTGAATGATACAAAAAAAGTAGTATTAATGAATACACTATTCAATGTTTTTTTACTCAACATTCAATGTATTAATAACATCATAAGTTCATTTTTTTTAGGAAATATAAGGTTAATAAAATACCAGTTATATGATATTTGTATATCTAACAAATTGAACACTATATGATTTCATTTGTAATTTGTTATGTATAAGCGTATATTTTGGTTGCATGTGTCAAGATTTCGGGAGTTCAAATATCTTAAGTCTTATgatagaattttttttaaaaaaatatcaaaagaaTCATGTTT is a window of Lathyrus oleraceus cultivar Zhongwan6 chromosome 6, CAAS_Psat_ZW6_1.0, whole genome shotgun sequence DNA encoding:
- the LOC127095137 gene encoding VAN3-binding protein, whose protein sequence is MDKTRTGFCRPESHHCSIFRPPETPREPMEFLSRSWSVSALEISKALNASPSNTTIPENITGESEESPSLNPFSFASSETSQMIMERIMSQSEDVSVSPRTSGRLSHSSGPLTDSCPVSPSEIDDIKYGRANNAGVSLNGYLKPPGSGGKTVGRWLKDRKEKKKEEARAHNAQLHAAVSVAAVAAAVAAIAAATAASSGSGDDEQIAKTDSAVASAATLVAAQCVEAAESLGADREHLAAVVGSAVNVRSAGDIMTLTAAAATALRGAATLKARALKEVWNIAAVIPVERSLGGSIGGNGGSNSSFSGEILPEENFLGTCNREYLARGCELLKRTRKGDLHWKVVSVYINRMNQVTLKMKSRHVAGTITKKKKNVVVELIKNMPAWPGRHLLQGGEDRRYFGLKTLMRGVVEFECMSQREYDVWTQGVSRLLSIAAEKNNRNRF